The DNA sequence CGCCTCGACCATCACCTTCTGGATGTAGGCGAACCGTTCGGCGGGGAAGTCCTCGACCGGGGCGACGTGCTGCAGGCCGGCGTTGTTGACCACGATGTCGATACCGGGGTCCAGCCGGTCGACCGCCCCCGGCTCGGTGAGGTCGACGCCCTCGGCGCGGCCACCGGTCAGGGCCGCGACCTCCTTGGCCGCCTCGACGTTGCGGTCCACCACGACCACCGCCGCGCCGGCCGCCGCCAACCGTACGGCGCACGCCCGGCCGATGCCGCTGCCGCCCCCGGTCACCAGGGCGGTACGCCCCGACAGGTCGAGCTGCACGGTGTGGGGGACCGCCACGGGTTCTGCCGTCATGGCGCATGAAGTTACGAGCATCCCGCCCGGCGGCACATGGGCGGCAGGCACATACTCGGCGCCGAACCTATGTGGCCGCCTGCCCGCGGACCACCTCGGCGGGGCCGAAGAAGACCAGTACCGCCAGATCCTCGGTCACGTCGACGAACCGGTGCTCCTCGCCGGCCGGCACGAACACCACCGACCCCGGGCCCACCGGCGCCTCCCCGCCCGGCGTGACCAGCCGGGCGCGGCCCGCGGTCACCACGTACACCTCGTCCTCGGTGTGCGGGTTCTGCCCGTCGGTCCCGCCGGCCGGGATCCGGTACGTCCCCAGCGACATGTCCGGTACCCGCAGGTGCTCCTCGTACCGGCTCGACGTCCCGTCCGCCGGCGCCACCCACTCGCCGGCCCCCTCGATCACGCGCATGAGAGCGTCGCCTCCCCGCTTCCGTTCATGATCGCTACGGTAGGGCGGCGTCCGGACGGGCACGACGGCCAACCGGTGACCGGTGGCCCGCGGCGGGTGTGTCGCCGCGCGTCGGTGTCGTGGGCACGCAGTAGGGTGTCGAACACACGTACTGCCGGTGCGGGCCCCACCACGGGCCGGCGGAGGCGGCGGGAGGCAGCGACTGCCAGCGGATCGGCGGGAGCCCGGCGGGGCAGCAGGGAGGAAGACGGGTGCGGGTGCTCGGCGTCGACCCCGGGCTGACCCGGTGCGGGGTCGGCGTGGTCGAGGGCGTGCCCGGCCGGCCGTGCACCCTGGTCGGCTACTACGTGGTCCACACCGACCCCGGCGACGACCTGTCGCTGCGGCTGCTGCACCTCGACCGGGCGCTGACCGACCTGGTCGCCGAGCACCGGCCGCAGAGCGTCGCCGTCGAGCGGGTCTTCAGCCAGCACAACACCCGCACCGTGATGGGCACCGCCCAGGCCAGCGCCGTCGCCGTGCTCGCCGGGGCCCGTGCCGGCCTGCCCGTGCAGACCTACACGCCGAGCGAGGTCAAGGCCGCCGTCACCGGTTCCGGCCAGGCCGACAAGGCCCAGGTCACCACCATGGTCACCCGGCTGCTGCGGCTGGACGCACCGCCCCGACCGGCCGACGCCGCCGACGCGCTGGCGTTGGCCATCTGTCACGTCTGGCGCGGCGGGACCCGGTCCCGGCTCGCCGCCGCCGCGGCCCAGGCCGCCCGCAGGGGAGGAACCCGATGATCGCGAGTGTCCAGGGCGTCGTCGCCGCCGTGTCGCCCGACGGGGCGGTGGTCGAGGTGGGCGGGGTCGGTCTCGCCGTGCAGTGCGCCCCCGGCACGCTGGCCAACCTGCGGGTCGGCCAGCCGGCCCGGCTCGCCACCAGCCTGGTGGTCCGGGAGGACTCGCTGACGTTGTACGGGTTCGCCGACGACGACGAGAAACAGCTCTTCGAACTGCTCCAGACCGCCAGTGGCGTCGGCCCCCGGTTGGCCCAGGCGGTGCTGGCCGTGCACAGTCCGGACACCGTACGGCGGGCGATCGGCGGTGGCGACACCGCCACCCTGACCAAGGTGCCGGGAATCGGCAAGAAGGGCGCCGAACGGCTGGTCCTCGAGCTGCGTGACCGGGTCGGCCCGGTCCCGGTCGGTCCGGACGGCGCGGCCGGGGTGACCGCCGGGGCCTGGCACGACCAGGTACGTCAGGCGCTGGTCGGCCTCGGCTGGACCGCCTCCCAGGCCGACCAGGCGGTCGCGGCGGTCGCCGAGACCGTCGACGGCCCGACCCCGCCGGTGCCGGTCCTGCTCAAGCAGGCCATCCGCCTGCTGGGCCGGACCAGGTGACCCGGTGAGCGACGCCGAGGGGCTGGTGTCGGCCTGGGCCACCGACGCCGAGCACGACGCCGAGGTCAGCGTCCGCCCGAAGCGGCTGGCCGACTTCATCGCCCAGCACCGGGTCCGTGACCAGCTCGAACTGCTGCTCAAGAGTGCCATGCGCCGGGGCTCGCCGCCCGACCACATCCTGCTGTCCGGGCCGCCCGGTCTGGGCAAGACGACGCTGGCCAACATCGTCGCGGCCGAGCTGGGCTCCGGCATCCGGATCACCAGCGGTCCGGCGATCGAGCGCTCCGGTGACCTGGCGGCGATCCTGACCAGCCTCACCGAGGGCGACGTCCTGTTCATCGACGAGATCCACCGGATCGCCAAGCCGGCCGAGGAACTGCTCTACAGCGCCATGGAGGACTTCCGGGTCGACGTGGTGGTGGGCAAGGGCCCGGGCGCGACCGCGATCCCGCTGGACGTGGAGCCGTTCACGCTGGTCGGCGCGACCACCCGGTCGGGTCTGCTGACCGGCCCGATGCGCGACCGGTTCGGGTTCGTCGCCCACCTCGACTTCTATTCACCGGCCGACCTGGAGGCGCTGTTGCAGCGGTCGGCCCGGATCCTCGGGGTGCCGATCACCGACGACGCCGCCGCCGAGGTCGCCGGTCGCTCCCGGGGCACGCCGCGGATCGCCAACCGGCTGCTGCGCCGGGTCCGTGACTTCGCCGAGGTACGCGCCGACGGCGTCGTCACCCTGGAGACCGCCCGCGCCGCCCTCCAGGTCTACGACGTCGACGACCTGGGCCTGGACCGGCTCGACCGGGGTGTGCTGACGGCGCTCGTCG is a window from the Polymorphospora rubra genome containing:
- a CDS encoding cupin domain-containing protein, with product MRVIEGAGEWVAPADGTSSRYEEHLRVPDMSLGTYRIPAGGTDGQNPHTEDEVYVVTAGRARLVTPGGEAPVGPGSVVFVPAGEEHRFVDVTEDLAVLVFFGPAEVVRGQAAT
- the ruvC gene encoding crossover junction endodeoxyribonuclease RuvC; its protein translation is MRVLGVDPGLTRCGVGVVEGVPGRPCTLVGYYVVHTDPGDDLSLRLLHLDRALTDLVAEHRPQSVAVERVFSQHNTRTVMGTAQASAVAVLAGARAGLPVQTYTPSEVKAAVTGSGQADKAQVTTMVTRLLRLDAPPRPADAADALALAICHVWRGGTRSRLAAAAAQAARRGGTR
- the ruvA gene encoding Holliday junction branch migration protein RuvA codes for the protein MIASVQGVVAAVSPDGAVVEVGGVGLAVQCAPGTLANLRVGQPARLATSLVVREDSLTLYGFADDDEKQLFELLQTASGVGPRLAQAVLAVHSPDTVRRAIGGGDTATLTKVPGIGKKGAERLVLELRDRVGPVPVGPDGAAGVTAGAWHDQVRQALVGLGWTASQADQAVAAVAETVDGPTPPVPVLLKQAIRLLGRTR
- the ruvB gene encoding Holliday junction branch migration DNA helicase RuvB produces the protein MSDAEGLVSAWATDAEHDAEVSVRPKRLADFIAQHRVRDQLELLLKSAMRRGSPPDHILLSGPPGLGKTTLANIVAAELGSGIRITSGPAIERSGDLAAILTSLTEGDVLFIDEIHRIAKPAEELLYSAMEDFRVDVVVGKGPGATAIPLDVEPFTLVGATTRSGLLTGPMRDRFGFVAHLDFYSPADLEALLQRSARILGVPITDDAAAEVAGRSRGTPRIANRLLRRVRDFAEVRADGVVTLETARAALQVYDVDDLGLDRLDRGVLTALVDLFRGGPVGLSTLAVAVGEQPDTVEEVCEPFLVRAGLLARTPRGRVATEAAWKHLGRTPPPGSFGAPAQSGPDLFSSGQ